One window of Cataglyphis hispanica isolate Lineage 1 chromosome 12, ULB_Chis1_1.0, whole genome shotgun sequence genomic DNA carries:
- the LOC126853333 gene encoding uncharacterized protein LOC126853333 isoform X2 yields MNESFSGKRVKFTYEAPAQGNRSYIPVADLYSRNFADTNGEFQLELSMANVRTVYMTEVRMPTSVFSAGQTKPSKLETDYFAFGGFDWNLVIYPHGKDTDGSRVQDSRMSVYLMRLSGFDHRCRVRYSLALGEGDRRIDSGQIEDISDAEGCGFGWHTRVRWSDIAHKGTLRVSLEMLEARTICEIAVQALGSSVLPAAPCYDRDKQAWAIRADLNSDTVRLHLVYKDIHNVPRNHLRYVSWSAYLLRGEGPNVAAIGLPGEPFSRYYVQESADEGIIMETNVDMTEVKENHCPYLTDKGQLRIRIEWNESHLLFQATYHKYDDVCRVHNQQMRREIMSLQAENYSLERQLFSYQKSLAYAQAQQQQQQQHPNQHHSVVGHQGHLERSASSDTEYA; encoded by the exons ATGAACGAAAGCTTCTCTGGCAAGCGCGTCAAGTTCACTTACGAGGCACCGGCCCAGGGCAACCGCAGTTATATCCCTGTGGCGGATCTCTACAGCCGTAATTTTGCCGATACAAACGGCGAATTTCAGCTGGAGTTGTCCATGGCGAATGTACGAACGGTATACATGACCGAGGTCAGGATGCCGACGTCGGTGTTCTCGGCTGGCCAGACGAAACCGAGCAAACTAGAGACCGACTACTTCGCATTCGGCGGTTTCGACTGGAATCTGGTCATCTATCCGCACGGCAAGGACACGGACGGCTCCCGCGTCCAGGACAGCCGCATGAGTGTCTATCTCATGAGACTGTCTGGCTTCGATCATCGATGCAGAGTGAGATACAGCCTGGCCCTCGGCGAGGGCGATCGACGGATCGATTCGGGACAGATCGAAGACATCTCCGACGCCGAGGGCTGCGGCTTCGGCTGGCACACGCGGGTCAGGTGGTCCGACATCGCGCACAAGGGCACACTTCGCGTGTCGCTCGAAATGCTCGAGGCAAGAACCATCTGCGAGATCGCGGTACAGGCATTGGGCTCGTCGGTTCTACCAGCTGCGCCCTGCTACGATCGTGACAAGCAAGCCTGGGCCATACGCGCTGATCTTAACTCGGATACCGTCAGACTGCACTTGGTATACAAAGACATCCACAACGTGCCGAGAAATCATTTAAG GTACGTTAGTTGGTCGGCATACCTGCTGAGGGGCGAGGGACCAAATGTCGCGGCGATTGGATTGCCCGGCGAACCGTTCAGCCGCTACTATGTTCAAGAATCCGCCGATGAGGGTATTATTATGGAGACTAACGTGGATATGACCGAGGTGAAGGAGAATCACTGTCCATACCTCACAGACAAGGGACAGCTGAGGATTCGGATAGAATGGAATGAAAGTCACCTGCTCTTTCAGGCGACCTATCACAAGTACGACGATGTGTGTCGCGTGCACAATCAGCAGATGCGACGCGAAATCATGTCGCTGCAGGCGGAAAACTATAGCCTCGAGCGGCAACTCTTCAGCTACCAAAAGAGTCTGGCGTACGCGCAAgcgcaacagcagcagcaacaacagcatCCGAATCAACATCACTCGGTAGTGGGTCATCAAGGCCATTTAGAGCGATCGGCGTCTAGTGACACCGAATACGCTTGA